From a single Populus trichocarpa isolate Nisqually-1 chromosome 17, P.trichocarpa_v4.1, whole genome shotgun sequence genomic region:
- the LOC7461096 gene encoding SNF1-related protein kinase catalytic subunit alpha KIN10 codes for MEGPSHRGSSGVDMYLPNYKLGKTLGIGSFGKVKIAEHALTGHKVAVKILNRRKIKNMEMEEKVRREIKILRLFMHPHIIRLYEVIETPTDIYVVMEYVKSGELFDYIVEKGRLQEDEARNFFQQIISGVEYCHRNMVVHRDLKPENLLLDSKWNVKIADFGLSNIMRDGHFLKTSCGSPNYAAPEVISGKLYAGPEVDVWSCGVILYALLCGTLPFDDENIPNLFKKIKDGIYTLPSHLSPGARDLIPRMLVVDPMKRMTIPEIRQHQWFQARLPRYLAVPPPDTLQQAKKIDEEILQDVVKMGFDRIQLIESLRNRMQNEATVAYYLLLDNRFRVSNGYLGAEFQETMETAFNRMHPNEPLSPAGGHRLPGFMDYQGMGLKSQFPVERKWALGLQSRAHPREIMTEVLKALQELNVCWKKIGQYNMKCRWIPGTPGHHEGMVNHPAHYNHFFGDEPTIIENDGIINSPNVVKFEVQLYKTRDEKYLLDLQRVQGPQFLFLDLCAAFLAQLRVL; via the exons ATGGAAGGGCCATCTCACAGAGGCAGCAGTGGTGTGGATATGTATTTACCAAATTACAAGCTTGGTAAAACTCTTGGAATCGGTTCCTTTGGAAAGGTAAAAATAGCAGAGCATGCATTGACTGGGCACAAAGTTGCTGTCAAGATACTTAACCGTCGTAAGATAAAAAACATGGAGATGGAAGAAAAAG TGAGAAGAGAAATCAAAATCTTGAGATTGTTTATGCATCCCCACATTATACGACTTTATGAGGTTATAGAAACACCAACTGACATATATGTTGTCATGGAGTATGTGAAGTCTGGGGAGCTCTTTGATTATATTGTGGAGAAGGGTAGATTGCAGGAAGATGAAGCACGGAATTTCTTCCAACAA ATAATATCCGGTGTGGAATATTGCCACAGGAATATGGTTGTTCATAGAGACCTCAAGCCTGAGAATCTGTTATTGGATTCTAAATGGAATGTGAAGATAGCTGATTTTGGGTTGAGCAATATAATGCGTGATGGTCATTTCCTTAAGACAAGTTGTGGAAGCCCAAACTATGCTGCACCAGAG gtGATTTCTGGGAAACTGTATGCTGGACCTGAAGTAGATGTATGGAGTTGTGGTGTTATATTGTATGCTCTTCTCTGCGGTACACTACCTTTCGATGATGAAAACATTCCCAACctctttaagaaaataaag GATGGGATATATACTCTTCCCAGCCATTTATCACCCGGAGCAAGAGATCTCATCCCAAGGATGCTTGTGGTTGATCCAATGAAGCGAATGACCATTCCTGAAATTCGTCAACACCAATGGTTCCAAGCTCGCCTTCCCCGTTATTTGGCAGTGCCCCCACCAGATACATTGCAACAAGCTAAAAAG ATTGACGAGGAGATTCTCCAGGACGTTGTCAAGATGGGATTTGACAGGATCCAACTTATTGAATCTCTTCGCAACAGAATGCAAAATGAG GCTACTGTTGCTTACTATTTGTTATTGGACAATCGATTTCGTGTTTCCAATGGCTATCTTGGAGCTGAGTTCCAAGAAACTATG GAAACTGCATTCAATCGAATGCATCCAAACGAACCTTTGTCTCCAGCTGGAGGACACCGCCTTCCAGGATTCATGGATTATCAAGGAATGGGTTTGAAATCACAGTTCCCAGTGGAGAGGAAATGGGCTCTTGGCCTTCAG TCTCGAGCCCACCCTCGTGAAATAATGACAGAAGTTCTCAAAGCTTTGCAAGAACTGAATGTATGCTGGAAGAAAATTGGTCAGTACAATATGAAGTGCAGGTGGATTCCAGGCACTCCCGGTCACCATGAAGGAATGGTTAACCATCCTGCACACTACAATCATTTCTTTGGGGATGAACCCACCATTATTGAAAATGATGGAATCATTAACTCACCAAATGTGGTCAAGTTTGAAGTGCAG CTATACAAAACTCGTGACGAGAAGTACCTGCTGGACTTGCAAAGAGTACAGGGCCCGCAGTTTCTCTTCTTGGATCTTTGTGCAGCTTTTCTAGCTCAGCTCCGGGTCCTGTAG
- the LOC7495993 gene encoding vesicle transport v-SNARE 13 isoform X1, giving the protein MNEIFEGYERQYCELSANLSRKCTAALALDREQKKQKISEIRAGLEDAESLIRKMDMEARNLQPNVKAVLLAKLREYKSDLNNLKTEVKRIGSGNLNASARDELLEAGMANSLTASADQRSRLMMTTERLNQSGDRIKDSRRTMLETEELGVSILQDLHQQRQSLLHAHDTLHGVDGNIGKSKRVLTAMSRRINKNKWIIGAIIAVLVVVISLILYFKLK; this is encoded by the exons ATGAACGAAATATTTGAAGGATACGAGCGTCAATACTGCGAGCTCTCTGCTAATTTATCCAGAAAATGCACCGCTGCTCTTGCTCTTGATAGAG AGCAAAAGAAGCAAAAGATATCTGAAATAAGAGCTGGATTAGAGGATGCTGAATCTTTG ATTCGGAAAATGGATATGGAAGCGAGAAACTTGCAGCCGAATGTGAAGGCGGTTCTTCTGGCTAAGCTGAGGGAGTATAAGTCAGATTTGAACAATCTGAAAACTGAGGTTAAAAGAATTGGTTCTGGTAATCTCAATGCATCTGCTCGCGATGAGCTCTTGGAAGCTGGAATGGCTAATTCATTGACG GCCTCAGCAGATCAAAGATCAAGATTGATGATGACAACAGAAAGGCTAAATCAGTCCGGTGACAGAATCAAGGATAGTAGAAGAACTATGCTTGAAACCGAGGAACTTGGTGTGTCTATTCTTCAAGATTTGCATCAACAGCGACAGTCTCTCTTGCATGCCCATGACACG CTTCATGGAGTGGATGGCAACATCGGTAAGAGTAAGAGAGTGCTGACTGCCATGTCAAGGAGgatcaacaagaacaagtggATTATTGGTGCCATTATTGCTGTCCTTGTGGTTGTCATCAGCTTGATCTTGTACTTCAAACTCAAATAG
- the LOC7495994 gene encoding ethylene-responsive transcription factor ERN1 produces MARKRKVSESVEDKNSSEGTMAWDEMVKEAAAAAALGGARRARKRFVGVRQRPSGRWVAEIKDTIQKIRVWLGTFDTAEEAARAYDEAACLLRGANTRTNFWPCSPTSSTTPALPSKITNLLLQRLKARNNSCDPSKTSQPHNLQQKLVEEYREPATDFSDTQFTDFLDHPDDYPVCNDDTINTNASAFDCTTKSLGPCLTEKEDSGGKEWDFDYSWSDVAQSSSGDGNNLGGEAEEDGEEEEEGNDIGALDFHFFDDVGSPFYYSPFEIAEDIEEPVEPECYGDEPSMLKAAMKRMKYERKFSASLYAFNGIPECLKLKLGSGNAKGKGRSDQLTELRNACNGRKEGNRAEEESLEVMQKQDDYLQSSTEMGSSSSSLINDGELSLWNNLDLPPICFIN; encoded by the coding sequence ATGGCTAGGAAGAGAAAGGTCAGTGAAAGTGTTGAGGACAAGAACTCTAGTGAAGGAACCATGGCTTGGGATGAGATGGTCAAGGaagctgcagcagcagcagcactaGGAGGAGCTAGGAGAGCTAGAAAGAGATTTGTTGGTGTTCGACAAAGGCCATCAGGTAGATGGGTGGCTGAGATTAAGGATACCATACAAAAAATAAGGGTGTGGTTAGGCACCTTTGATACTGCTGAGGAAGCAGCAAGAGCCTATGATGAAGCTGCTTGCTTGCTTCGCGGTGCTAATACAAGAACTAACTTCTGGCCTTGTTCTCCAACTTCTTCAACAACTCCAGCTCTTCCCTCAAAGATTACTAACCTTCTCCTCCAAAGGCTTAAAGCAAGAAACAACTCTTGTGATCCTTCCAAAACCTCTCAGCCCCACAATCTGCAGCAAAAACTAGTGGAGGAATATAGAGAACCAGCAACCGATTTCTCAGACACCCAATTCACTGATTTCCTCGACCATCCAGACGATTACCCCGTGTGCAACGACGACACCATTAACACTAATGCTAGTGCATTTGATTGCACGACAAAAAGTCTTGGGCCATGCTTAACAGAGAAAGAAGATAGCGGGGGGAAAGAATGGGACTTCGACTATAGCTGGAGTGATGTAGCGCAGTCATCTAGTGGTGATGGTAACAACTTGGGAGGTGAAGCAGAAGAAGAtggagaggaagaggaagaagggaACGACATAGGAGCTTTGGATTTCCATTTTTTTGATGATGTTGGATCTCCTTTTTACTACTCTCCTTTTGAGATTGCTGAAGATATTGAGGAGCCAGTGGAGCCTGAGTGCTATGGAGATGAGCCTTCTATGCTTAAAGCAGCCATGAAGAGAATGAAATATGAGAGGAAGTTCTCAGCTTCTCTTTATGCTTTTAATGGAATCCCTGAATGCTTAAAGTTGAAGCTTGGATCAGGAAATGCCAAGGGAAAAGGACGTTCAGATCAATTAACCGAACTTCGAAATGCATGTAACGGTAGAAAGGAGGGGAATAGAGCAGAAGAAGAAAGCTTGGAAGTGATGCAGAAACAGGATGATTACTTACAAAGCTCAACGGAAATGggatcttcttcctcttctttgatTAATGATGGTGAATTGTCACTTTGGAACAATCTTGATCTACCGCCAATCTGCTTCATAAACTAA
- the LOC7495993 gene encoding vesicle transport v-SNARE 13 isoform X2 translates to MNEIFEGYERQYCELSANLSRKCTAALALDREQKKQKISEIRAGLEDAESLIRKMDMEARNLQPNVKAVLLAKLREYKSDLNNLKTEVKRIGSGNLNASARDELLEAGMANSLTASADQRSRLMMTTERLNQSGDRIKDSRRTMLETEELGVSILQDLHQQRQSLLHAHDTQGSPW, encoded by the exons ATGAACGAAATATTTGAAGGATACGAGCGTCAATACTGCGAGCTCTCTGCTAATTTATCCAGAAAATGCACCGCTGCTCTTGCTCTTGATAGAG AGCAAAAGAAGCAAAAGATATCTGAAATAAGAGCTGGATTAGAGGATGCTGAATCTTTG ATTCGGAAAATGGATATGGAAGCGAGAAACTTGCAGCCGAATGTGAAGGCGGTTCTTCTGGCTAAGCTGAGGGAGTATAAGTCAGATTTGAACAATCTGAAAACTGAGGTTAAAAGAATTGGTTCTGGTAATCTCAATGCATCTGCTCGCGATGAGCTCTTGGAAGCTGGAATGGCTAATTCATTGACG GCCTCAGCAGATCAAAGATCAAGATTGATGATGACAACAGAAAGGCTAAATCAGTCCGGTGACAGAATCAAGGATAGTAGAAGAACTATGCTTGAAACCGAGGAACTTGGTGTGTCTATTCTTCAAGATTTGCATCAACAGCGACAGTCTCTCTTGCATGCCCATGACACG CAAGGCAGCCCTTGGTAG